The following DNA comes from Nitrospirota bacterium.
ACCTGTAACCTGCGGGAGGATTCCGTTCCATTTCTCTATGGCTTTGAGATTTGCTTCTACCCTTCTAAGTTCTATAAGGTCTGGTGAAATATTCGCTCTCTGGAGCCTCAAGGCCTCTGCCTCTGCCTTTGCCGCTGTAATCTTCTGTTCTGCCTCTATCTTTATCCTCTCGAGGTCTCTTTTTGCCTTTAGTGCAAGCTGTTCTGCTGTCTGTTTTGCCTCTATTGCCTGCGCAAACTGCTGCGAAAACTTGAAATTCACAATGGAA
Coding sequences within:
- a CDS encoding prohibitin family protein, whose product is SIVNFKFSQQFAQAIEAKQTAEQLALKAKRDLERIKIEAEQKITAAKAEAEALRLQRANISPDLIELRRVEANLKAIEKWNGILPQVTGGGAIPFIGVGEIQKQKK